A window of the Chloroflexus sp. Y-396-1 genome harbors these coding sequences:
- a CDS encoding o-succinylbenzoate--CoA ligase: MQIPDWLAQQAARHPHRPALIGAGMILTFAELDRWAGMVAAHLQQIVSPGARVALLARNRPAFAAVVHAVPRARITLVPLNTRLTAAELAFQLRDSTPALMIVDHDLLTLARDAADNCPIVTLEELTTSTTTPPLPAPPVDLDAPHTIIYTSGTTGRPKGAILTAGNHWWNAIGSLINLGLHDDDRWLAVLPLFHVGGLSILLRGAIYGIPVVLHERFDPTLVRRALSEQQITIVSLVTVMLQRLLAIDPAPFPSHLRCVLLGGGPVPQTLLEQCAERGIPVTQTYGMSEAASQAATLAPNEALQRLGSAGKPLLPVELRIITPSGQIAAPGEIGEICLRGPTISPGYLGSPPRRPDEWFHTGDLGYLDSEGYLYVVDRRSDLIITGGENVYPAEIEAVLLSHPAVSEAGVVGLPDPEWGQRPVAAVVCRQPITTDDLIAYCRSQLAGYKVPRIIVFVDELPRTAAGKLRRYELRAWLQARER; encoded by the coding sequence ATGCAGATTCCAGACTGGCTGGCTCAACAAGCAGCGCGCCATCCCCATCGGCCGGCGCTTATCGGCGCCGGTATGATCCTTACCTTTGCCGAACTCGACCGGTGGGCCGGTATGGTGGCTGCTCACTTGCAACAGATCGTGTCGCCCGGCGCACGAGTGGCTTTGTTGGCACGGAACCGGCCCGCATTTGCGGCTGTTGTCCACGCTGTGCCCCGTGCCCGCATCACGCTGGTTCCACTCAATACGCGATTAACCGCAGCCGAACTGGCGTTTCAGCTCCGAGATAGCACTCCGGCTCTGATGATCGTTGATCACGATCTGCTGACGCTGGCCCGTGATGCCGCAGACAACTGCCCAATCGTTACGTTGGAAGAACTAACAACATCAACCACGACTCCACCACTGCCGGCGCCGCCGGTTGACCTCGATGCGCCCCATACCATCATCTATACTTCAGGTACAACCGGTCGGCCCAAAGGAGCCATCTTGACCGCCGGTAATCACTGGTGGAACGCGATTGGTTCGCTCATCAACCTCGGTCTACACGATGATGATCGCTGGCTGGCGGTTCTTCCACTTTTTCACGTTGGCGGGTTGAGCATTCTACTGCGCGGCGCTATATATGGGATTCCGGTCGTGCTCCACGAGCGCTTTGATCCGACGTTAGTGCGTCGCGCACTGAGCGAACAGCAGATCACCATCGTCTCACTTGTGACAGTAATGCTCCAACGGTTGCTCGCCATCGATCCAGCACCTTTTCCGTCTCATCTGCGTTGTGTCTTGCTCGGTGGCGGCCCGGTACCGCAGACCCTCCTCGAGCAGTGCGCCGAACGGGGTATTCCGGTCACCCAGACCTACGGTATGAGCGAAGCAGCCTCACAAGCCGCGACCCTCGCACCGAATGAGGCGCTGCAGCGGCTCGGTTCGGCAGGGAAACCGCTTTTACCGGTTGAATTGCGGATTATCACACCATCTGGTCAGATAGCAGCACCCGGCGAGATCGGTGAAATCTGTCTCCGCGGCCCAACCATTTCGCCGGGCTATCTTGGCTCTCCGCCGCGCCGCCCTGATGAGTGGTTTCATACCGGTGATCTAGGCTATCTCGACAGCGAAGGGTATCTCTACGTAGTGGACCGGCGTAGCGACCTGATCATTACTGGCGGTGAAAATGTCTACCCCGCCGAGATTGAAGCAGTTCTCCTCAGCCATCCGGCAGTGAGCGAAGCCGGTGTGGTTGGTTTGCCCGACCCAGAATGGGGTCAACGTCCGGTGGCAGCCGTGGTATGCCGACAGCCGATCACGACCGATGATCTCATCGCCTACTGTCGTTCTCAGTTAGCCGGTTATAAAGTACCGCGTATCATCGTTTTTGTAGACGAACTACCGCGAACCGCAGCAGGAAAACTGCGCCGTTACGAATTACGAGCGTGGTTACAGGCGAGAGAACGGTGA
- the menB gene encoding 1,4-dihydroxy-2-naphthoyl-CoA synthase — protein MPIEWVKVRDYTDIIYEHDAAGEGIAKITINRPEKRNAFRPETINELIDAFSHARDDERIGVILFTGAGDEAFCSGGDQSVRGIGGYVGKDQIPRLNVLDLQRLIRIIPKPVIALVAGYAIGGGHVLHVVCDLTIAADNAIFGQTGPKVGSFDGGYGSNLLARIVGDKKAREIWYLCRQYNAQQALEMGLVNAVVPLERLEDEGVQWAREILEKSPLAIRLLKASINAAADGHAGLQQLAGDATLLYYLTEEAQEGKQAFLEKRKPNFRRFRRYP, from the coding sequence ATGCCAATTGAGTGGGTGAAAGTTCGTGACTATACCGACATCATTTATGAACACGATGCGGCTGGTGAAGGGATCGCAAAAATTACGATCAACCGCCCTGAAAAGCGGAATGCGTTTCGTCCAGAAACGATCAATGAGCTGATTGACGCCTTCTCTCACGCTCGTGATGATGAACGGATCGGTGTTATCTTGTTTACCGGCGCTGGTGATGAAGCCTTCTGCTCTGGCGGTGATCAGAGCGTGCGCGGGATCGGTGGCTACGTTGGTAAGGATCAAATCCCACGCTTGAACGTCCTTGATCTTCAGCGTCTGATTCGGATTATTCCCAAGCCGGTGATCGCGCTGGTCGCTGGCTACGCCATCGGGGGTGGGCATGTCCTACACGTCGTTTGCGATCTGACCATTGCTGCCGACAACGCGATCTTTGGTCAGACCGGGCCGAAAGTGGGGAGTTTCGATGGTGGCTATGGCTCTAATCTGCTCGCACGCATCGTTGGTGATAAGAAGGCGCGCGAAATCTGGTACCTGTGTCGGCAATACAATGCGCAGCAGGCCCTTGAGATGGGGCTGGTGAATGCAGTTGTGCCGCTCGAACGGTTAGAGGATGAGGGCGTGCAGTGGGCACGCGAGATTCTGGAGAAGAGTCCGCTGGCGATTCGTCTGCTCAAGGCGAGTATTAATGCTGCTGCCGACGGCCATGCTGGTTTGCAGCAGTTGGCCGGTGATGCTACTCTGCTGTATTACCTGACCGAAGAGGCGCAAGAGGGTAAGCAGGCGTTCCTTGAAAAGCGCAAACCCAATTTTCGTCGGTTCCGCCGCTATCCGTAG
- a CDS encoding IclR family transcriptional regulator: protein MIQSIDRAFDVLEALALADDDLSVSELSEQLNLPIATVHRLLSSLAARGYVAQEQTTRRYGPGPRLLEIAAQAARSKRFDLVRIARAELAKLTAETGETSNLIIRQGDAAVYQEQIPSPHMVRMFTEVGQRAPLYCTGGGKAILSALPIPEIEQYLAQGRFERWTKKTITNPDHLRVELMTARERGFALDDEEREEGVCCVAAPIFDRRGQVVGAISLSGPSTRLNRTRAEELGPRVREAALACSRQLGFHQPGVKSR, encoded by the coding sequence ATGATCCAGTCAATTGACCGCGCCTTCGATGTCTTAGAAGCGTTAGCTCTGGCCGACGACGATCTGAGCGTCTCGGAGTTAAGTGAACAGCTCAATCTGCCAATTGCGACCGTTCATCGTCTCCTCTCCAGTTTAGCCGCACGTGGCTACGTTGCGCAAGAGCAAACGACGCGACGCTACGGCCCAGGGCCACGTCTGCTGGAAATTGCTGCGCAAGCCGCCCGCAGCAAGCGTTTTGATCTCGTTCGGATCGCACGAGCCGAGCTGGCGAAACTCACCGCCGAAACGGGAGAGACGAGCAACCTAATCATTCGACAAGGCGATGCAGCCGTCTACCAGGAACAGATTCCCAGCCCACACATGGTTCGCATGTTTACCGAAGTTGGGCAGCGTGCGCCACTCTACTGCACTGGTGGCGGAAAAGCGATTTTATCGGCGTTACCGATCCCCGAAATCGAACAGTATCTGGCCCAGGGTCGGTTTGAGCGCTGGACGAAGAAGACGATCACAAATCCGGATCATTTGCGAGTCGAGCTTATGACAGCCCGTGAACGTGGTTTTGCCCTCGACGACGAAGAGCGTGAAGAGGGTGTCTGCTGCGTGGCTGCACCAATCTTCGACCGCCGCGGGCAAGTAGTTGGTGCAATCAGTCTGTCCGGGCCGTCAACTCGTCTCAACCGTACCCGTGCTGAAGAGCTGGGGCCACGGGTGCGCGAAGCAGCATTGGCCTGTAGCCGTCAGCTTGGGTTTCATCAGCCAGGAGTAAAAAGCAGGTAA
- a CDS encoding M24 family metallopeptidase codes for MTISPVVSSLRAQAELQNEWLAERLTTLLPEIMARSGIDFWIVVAREYNEDPVIMTLLPAPAMNARRRTILIFAHRADGTVDRLTLDRYGYGDLYTQVWNPDHEAQDACLTRIVGEYNPQRIGINVSPTFAFADGLSHAEYERLLIALGPTYAERCVHAESLVIGWLERRIPAELAVYPELVALGHRLIATAFSRTVITPGVTTTDDVVWWLRQTMHEAGLRAWFQPTVSIQARGMPFTEPPTRNRILPGDLLHCDVGFCHLGLCTDQQQHAYVLARGETSPPDGLVSALARANQVQDLLLAEMQVGRTGNQVLALARARALQAGLQPSIYSHPLGYHGHAAGPTIGLWDMQEGVPGAGDYPLYNDTVYAIELNSVTAVPEWDDQPVRIALEEDAVLAGGKIEWLHGRQTRLHII; via the coding sequence ATGACAATCAGCCCAGTTGTATCCTCACTGCGCGCTCAGGCCGAACTACAAAACGAATGGCTTGCCGAACGTCTCACTACGCTATTACCTGAAATCATGGCGCGGAGCGGAATAGACTTCTGGATCGTGGTCGCCCGCGAATACAATGAAGACCCTGTCATCATGACCCTGCTCCCCGCACCGGCAATGAATGCCCGGCGACGTACTATCCTGATCTTTGCCCACAGGGCTGACGGTACCGTTGACCGACTGACCCTTGACCGGTATGGCTACGGCGATCTCTACACCCAGGTCTGGAATCCCGATCATGAAGCGCAAGATGCCTGCCTGACACGCATTGTCGGTGAGTACAATCCACAGCGAATTGGGATCAACGTCTCGCCAACGTTTGCGTTCGCCGACGGTCTATCGCATGCCGAATACGAACGCTTGCTGATAGCGCTTGGCCCTACCTACGCCGAACGTTGTGTGCACGCCGAGTCGCTGGTCATTGGCTGGCTTGAACGACGGATTCCGGCTGAACTAGCAGTCTACCCTGAACTGGTAGCGCTCGGACATCGCCTGATCGCGACCGCTTTTTCCCGCACCGTCATCACGCCCGGCGTTACCACAACCGACGATGTTGTCTGGTGGCTGCGTCAGACAATGCACGAAGCCGGCTTGCGGGCCTGGTTCCAGCCGACAGTGAGCATTCAGGCGCGAGGGATGCCGTTTACCGAACCTCCCACACGCAACCGTATCTTACCCGGTGACTTGCTTCATTGCGATGTCGGTTTTTGTCATCTTGGCCTGTGTACCGATCAACAGCAGCACGCCTACGTATTAGCTCGTGGCGAAACGTCCCCACCGGATGGACTGGTCTCGGCATTAGCCAGGGCCAATCAGGTGCAGGATCTGTTGTTGGCTGAAATGCAGGTCGGACGTACCGGGAATCAGGTGCTGGCCCTGGCCCGCGCACGGGCACTTCAAGCTGGATTACAACCATCGATTTACTCACATCCGCTCGGCTATCACGGTCATGCAGCCGGCCCTACAATCGGGTTATGGGATATGCAGGAAGGCGTCCCCGGCGCCGGTGACTATCCTCTTTACAATGACACGGTTTATGCGATTGAACTGAATAGCGTTACTGCGGTACCAGAATGGGATGATCAACCAGTCCGTATTGCGCTAGAGGAAGATGCCGTCTTGGCTGGTGGAAAAATTGAGTGGCTGCACGGTCGGCAGACCCGCTTGCATATTATCTGA
- a CDS encoding metal-dependent transcriptional regulator has translation MTPIEDPSLPGRITPAIEDYLKAIYLLQQQVGAVTTTMLGEQRGSRPASVTGMIKKLAEMNLVQHTPYQGVVLTPAGERIALEVIRHHRLLELYLVEALGYSWDEVHEEAERLEHHISEKLEARIAERLGFPDFDPHGDPIPGTDGVLPTTRAIRLADLPLHQAARIVRVRDQAAERLRYLADLGLIPGARVVVTASAPFDGPLTVQVGDTDPIPLDRRLARTIEVEAEEDGEE, from the coding sequence TTGACCCCAATTGAAGACCCTAGCTTGCCTGGTCGTATTACACCGGCAATTGAAGATTACCTAAAAGCGATCTACCTGCTACAACAGCAAGTAGGAGCTGTCACTACCACGATGCTTGGTGAGCAGCGCGGTTCGCGTCCGGCATCGGTGACCGGTATGATTAAAAAGCTGGCCGAGATGAATCTGGTGCAGCATACACCGTATCAGGGTGTGGTCTTGACGCCTGCCGGTGAGCGGATTGCGCTGGAGGTTATTCGTCATCATCGTTTGCTCGAACTCTATCTGGTGGAAGCGCTTGGCTACAGTTGGGATGAGGTGCATGAAGAGGCTGAACGACTCGAACATCATATCAGCGAGAAGCTTGAGGCACGTATTGCCGAGCGATTAGGCTTTCCCGATTTTGACCCGCACGGTGATCCAATTCCAGGAACAGATGGAGTGTTGCCAACTACCCGTGCCATCAGGCTAGCCGATTTACCTCTTCATCAGGCAGCGCGCATTGTCCGGGTGCGCGATCAGGCTGCCGAACGGTTACGGTACCTAGCCGACTTAGGCCTGATTCCGGGTGCGCGGGTTGTGGTGACGGCCAGTGCGCCTTTTGATGGGCCGCTAACAGTACAGGTTGGTGATACCGATCCAATCCCACTTGATCGCCGGTTGGCGCGTACCATCGAGGTAGAGGCTGAAGAGGATGGTGAGGAGTGA
- a CDS encoding 1,4-dihydroxy-2-naphthoate polyprenyltransferase, which produces MTTKASAAPPPSPFKIWLMASRPATLPAAVVPVLVGSALAYSADAFQPLVMLAALFGALFIQIGTNLANDYFDAKKGADTSERLGPTRVTQSGLLPARTVLNAALVSFALAALCGIYLIMVAGWPILVIGLLSIAAGLLYTAGPFPLGYHGLGDLFTFVFFGLVAVIGTDYAHTGQFRWVAVWAALPIAMLVTAILVVNNLRDAPTDRKAGKRTLAVIFGERFARSEFAALVIGAFVLLPLAWMWGGASPFTLLAWLTAPMALNLIDFVNRERGRALNKALVGAGRLHLLFGVLFAIGLLFG; this is translated from the coding sequence ATGACAACCAAAGCGAGTGCGGCGCCGCCGCCGTCTCCGTTCAAAATCTGGTTGATGGCCAGCCGTCCGGCAACGCTACCGGCCGCCGTTGTGCCGGTACTGGTCGGCTCGGCCCTGGCTTACAGCGCCGATGCCTTTCAGCCACTGGTGATGCTGGCTGCTCTGTTCGGTGCACTCTTCATTCAGATTGGTACTAATCTGGCGAACGACTATTTTGACGCCAAAAAAGGAGCCGATACAAGTGAGCGCCTGGGACCAACACGGGTCACGCAGAGTGGGTTGCTCCCTGCTCGTACTGTCTTGAATGCGGCGTTGGTCTCTTTTGCACTGGCCGCGCTGTGCGGTATTTACCTGATTATGGTAGCCGGCTGGCCGATCCTGGTTATCGGTTTGCTTTCGATTGCAGCCGGATTGCTCTACACCGCCGGGCCGTTTCCGCTCGGCTACCACGGCTTGGGTGATCTGTTCACTTTTGTTTTCTTCGGGCTGGTCGCGGTGATCGGTACCGATTATGCTCACACCGGTCAGTTCCGCTGGGTCGCAGTGTGGGCTGCTCTACCGATTGCAATGCTGGTCACAGCGATCCTGGTGGTAAACAATCTGCGCGATGCCCCTACCGACCGGAAGGCGGGCAAACGGACACTGGCGGTTATCTTTGGTGAACGCTTTGCCCGCAGTGAGTTTGCAGCCCTGGTGATTGGTGCCTTTGTCTTGCTACCACTTGCCTGGATGTGGGGCGGCGCTTCGCCCTTCACCCTGCTGGCCTGGTTGACAGCACCGATGGCGCTGAACCTGATCGACTTCGTTAACCGTGAACGTGGACGGGCACTTAACAAGGCCCTGGTCGGCGCCGGTCGCTTGCATCTGTTGTTTGGTGTCCTCTTCGCGATTGGATTGTTGTTCGGCTGA
- a CDS encoding acyltransferase — MNTTPDTSLVDGLGSTATRKARLQSIPLPGPHNALWYFPQLAGGYLRIIRNAALIQLARYTPSLALKNVIYRWLGVNVAPHASVGLMVMFDIFFPEDITLGENCVIGYNTTILCHEVTRREWKRGPVVIGPDVTIGANCTILPGVVIGAGATVSAMSLVNRDVPPGAFVGGVPIRRLDR, encoded by the coding sequence ATGAACACCACTCCTGATACCAGCCTGGTCGATGGCCTTGGTTCAACTGCTACCCGGAAAGCGCGTCTCCAAAGTATTCCTCTACCTGGGCCGCACAATGCGCTCTGGTACTTTCCACAACTGGCTGGCGGCTATCTACGCATTATACGGAATGCAGCGTTGATCCAACTAGCTCGCTATACGCCATCGCTTGCCCTGAAAAATGTGATCTACCGCTGGCTTGGGGTCAATGTGGCGCCGCATGCCAGCGTTGGGTTGATGGTGATGTTTGACATCTTTTTTCCAGAGGATATTACGTTGGGGGAAAATTGCGTGATTGGGTATAATACAACCATTCTATGTCACGAAGTGACGCGCCGAGAATGGAAGCGGGGACCGGTGGTAATTGGCCCTGATGTTACGATTGGGGCTAACTGTACCATTTTGCCGGGTGTGGTGATCGGGGCCGGTGCAACGGTGTCGGCAATGAGTCTGGTCAATCGAGATGTGCCTCCGGGTGCGTTCGTTGGTGGAGTACCTATTCGTCGTCTGGATCGGTAA
- a CDS encoding enoyl-CoA hydratase-related protein, translating into MNEEPLVINSIEGPIAILTLNRPQALNALSPALIDDLIRHLEACDADENIRVIIITGAGRAFAAGADIKAMANATPIDMLTSGMIARWARIAAVRKPVIAAVNGYALGGGCELAMMCDIILASETAQFGQPEINLGIIPGAGGTQRLTRALGPYRAMELVLTGATISAQEAMAHGLVNRVCPPESLLDEARRIAQTIAAKPPLAVQLAKEAVRAAAETTVREGLAIELRNFYLLFASADQKEGMQAFIEKRPPQFSGR; encoded by the coding sequence GTGAACGAAGAACCCCTCGTTATCAACTCAATTGAAGGCCCGATTGCCATACTCACGCTCAACCGTCCGCAAGCGCTCAATGCCCTTAGTCCGGCTCTGATCGACGATCTCATTCGCCATTTAGAAGCCTGTGATGCTGATGAGAACATTCGCGTCATCATTATCACCGGCGCCGGACGTGCCTTTGCTGCCGGAGCCGATATTAAAGCGATGGCTAATGCCACCCCCATTGATATGCTGACCAGCGGTATGATTGCCCGCTGGGCGCGCATTGCCGCAGTCCGCAAACCGGTCATTGCAGCAGTGAACGGCTATGCCCTCGGTGGTGGATGCGAACTAGCAATGATGTGCGACATCATCCTGGCCAGTGAAACGGCTCAATTTGGTCAGCCGGAAATCAATCTAGGCATCATCCCCGGCGCCGGCGGCACCCAACGCCTGACACGTGCTCTTGGCCCATACCGAGCGATGGAACTAGTATTGACCGGGGCTACCATCAGCGCTCAGGAAGCGATGGCGCATGGCCTGGTGAATCGGGTCTGTCCACCGGAAAGCCTGCTTGATGAGGCCCGCCGCATTGCCCAGACTATCGCTGCCAAACCACCATTGGCTGTTCAACTGGCGAAAGAAGCGGTGCGCGCCGCTGCCGAGACGACGGTCCGTGAAGGATTGGCTATCGAGTTACGCAACTTCTACCTGCTCTTCGCCAGTGCCGACCAGAAAGAGGGGATGCAGGCCTTTATTGAAAAGCGTCCGCCGCAGTTCAGCGGTCGTTAG
- a CDS encoding PAS domain-containing sensor histidine kinase — MDIHERLRSLERENAILRQQLSILRAQVAVSLATHPIPFDALFHQLPLPMVLFAPDGLAVAMNQANAQLVATPIDEVVGRYNIFNDPVAQKQGFVAAFESARRGRVTTMPPTLYNTAEANIAGRVIDQQFWSETTYFPIYDALQRLVLIGELNRDVTDWVRMHEEEQRLAATLREREQHFAALFDQIRFGIVTIDESGRILDCNRAMSAILGFEREELIGKRILHRTHPDDREADQALWEELLNGARDSYTIEKRYLHKDGHIVYGRMTCIAIRDANGQITFLARLIEDLSAQRAAEAEAEAGRRLLQDIIDQIPALIFVKDVAGRYLIVNERLARFAGYRPQDMIGKVDEDLFPPALAEYYRAFDREVIESRRSIQRDDDRWTADGLTAFTTIKFPLFDHAGNIYGVAGVALDVTERRQLELERQRIEQQLREAQRLESLGAMAGGIAHDFNNLLVGVLGNVSLALSETPADHPMHNLLVQIEQAALRATELTNHLLTYTGRHQPEMQRIDLKQTVEEMEHLLRSMIPHRIELVFVPATTPLPIEANIAQVRQVLMNLAINAAEAINGSGVVTITTGLRELCAHELSSMQIGADQPPGQYAALTVQDTGQGMDETTKARIFDPFFSTKFTGRGLGLATVNGIVRAHRGALELVTAPGQGTTFTVYWPLVTSPPTQEEMSPPSQSTPVQTTNTNVGVNSTVLVVDDEPAVRHVAQRMLHRLGFTVYDAGSSDEALAIMREHGERITLALIDLTMPGMTGDELADTLLKQFSTLRIILTSGFSRQEVPAHLRATGKVSFLAKPFTMNTLSQAINTALSSHAL; from the coding sequence ATGGATATACACGAGCGATTGCGATCACTCGAACGCGAAAATGCCATCCTACGTCAACAACTCTCCATCTTGCGGGCACAAGTCGCCGTAAGTTTGGCCACACATCCTATCCCGTTCGATGCCCTTTTTCATCAATTACCGTTACCAATGGTACTCTTTGCGCCTGATGGGTTGGCGGTGGCAATGAATCAGGCGAATGCACAACTGGTCGCAACCCCGATTGATGAAGTCGTAGGACGGTACAACATCTTTAACGATCCGGTAGCCCAAAAACAGGGCTTTGTGGCCGCCTTTGAGTCAGCACGTCGTGGTCGGGTGACAACCATGCCACCGACGCTCTACAACACTGCTGAAGCCAACATTGCAGGGCGAGTCATTGATCAACAGTTCTGGTCAGAGACGACCTATTTCCCAATTTACGATGCACTGCAACGCCTGGTGTTGATCGGCGAACTCAATCGCGACGTTACCGATTGGGTGCGCATGCACGAAGAAGAGCAACGTCTGGCGGCTACATTACGCGAACGCGAGCAACACTTTGCTGCTCTGTTTGACCAGATCCGTTTTGGCATCGTCACTATCGATGAGAGCGGTCGGATTCTCGATTGTAATCGGGCAATGAGCGCTATCCTCGGTTTTGAACGCGAGGAGCTGATTGGCAAGCGGATACTACACCGCACGCATCCAGATGATCGTGAAGCTGACCAGGCGCTGTGGGAAGAGCTGCTGAACGGCGCCCGTGACAGCTATACTATCGAGAAGCGTTACCTGCATAAAGATGGTCATATTGTTTATGGACGTATGACCTGCATCGCAATACGTGACGCGAATGGTCAGATTACGTTTCTGGCGCGCCTGATTGAAGATCTTTCAGCACAACGTGCTGCCGAGGCAGAAGCCGAAGCGGGACGTCGATTGTTACAAGACATCATCGACCAGATACCGGCCCTAATCTTTGTGAAAGATGTGGCCGGACGCTATTTGATTGTGAATGAACGGCTGGCCCGTTTTGCTGGCTACCGTCCACAAGATATGATCGGGAAGGTTGACGAAGACCTGTTCCCGCCAGCACTTGCCGAGTATTACCGGGCTTTTGATCGGGAAGTCATTGAAAGTCGGCGTTCGATTCAGCGCGACGATGATCGCTGGACAGCAGATGGACTGACGGCATTTACCACGATTAAGTTCCCTCTCTTCGACCACGCCGGCAATATCTACGGTGTTGCCGGTGTTGCGCTTGATGTTACCGAACGACGTCAGCTCGAATTAGAACGACAACGGATTGAACAACAGTTGCGGGAAGCTCAACGTCTTGAGAGTCTGGGAGCAATGGCTGGCGGCATTGCCCACGACTTTAATAACTTGTTGGTAGGTGTTCTGGGCAACGTCTCGCTGGCCCTCAGTGAAACTCCTGCCGATCATCCAATGCACAACCTGCTGGTACAGATTGAACAGGCTGCGCTTCGGGCAACCGAACTGACCAATCATCTCCTGACGTACACCGGTCGCCACCAGCCTGAGATGCAGCGTATCGACCTGAAACAAACGGTCGAAGAGATGGAACACCTCCTACGGAGTATGATTCCACATCGCATCGAACTCGTTTTCGTTCCGGCCACCACGCCATTGCCAATCGAGGCAAATATTGCTCAGGTACGTCAGGTTCTGATGAACCTTGCCATCAACGCCGCTGAAGCGATTAATGGTTCAGGGGTAGTGACGATAACTACCGGCCTGCGCGAACTGTGTGCTCATGAGTTAAGCAGCATGCAGATCGGTGCCGATCAGCCACCCGGTCAGTATGCAGCCCTAACTGTACAGGATACCGGCCAAGGTATGGATGAAACGACAAAAGCACGGATTTTTGACCCCTTTTTTAGCACGAAATTCACCGGACGAGGGCTTGGTCTGGCAACCGTGAACGGTATTGTGCGCGCTCATCGCGGCGCCCTCGAGCTTGTCACTGCTCCCGGTCAGGGCACGACATTCACCGTCTACTGGCCGCTTGTAACTTCACCGCCTACCCAAGAAGAGATGTCGCCGCCATCGCAGTCGACACCAGTTCAGACAACAAATACAAACGTTGGCGTCAATAGCACGGTATTAGTGGTAGATGATGAACCAGCCGTGCGTCATGTTGCGCAGCGGATGCTTCACCGTCTCGGCTTTACCGTGTATGATGCCGGCAGCAGCGATGAAGCCCTCGCCATCATGCGTGAGCATGGCGAGCGCATAACGTTGGCCCTGATCGATCTTACGATGCCCGGAATGACCGGTGATGAATTAGCTGATACCTTACTTAAACAGTTCTCAACCCTACGCATTATCCTCACCAGTGGATTCTCACGGCAAGAAGTGCCGGCCCATTTACGTGCCACCGGCAAGGTCTCTTTTCTGGCCAAACCATTTACCATGAATACCCTCTCGCAAGCAATCAATACCGCTTTGTCATCACATGCGTTATAA
- a CDS encoding DUF1405 domain-containing protein, whose product MGQVRRWIDGIYAFITGHAVIFWACMVINMIGVVWGGIVWYGPMLVSSPPWAWIFIPDCPAAALYATIAFVLLRYQRPVPWFTAFAAFACMKYGLWTLAFWTRHWLGAGTVEPLEVMLFVSHIGLTCEGVLLATRIGPLGMTARALVAAFFSLSILVDYGLGFHPPLTWVVTPTFALWTAVILTSVLGFWLTRPSVVVAQRAEALGLQGSRE is encoded by the coding sequence ATGGGTCAGGTTCGTCGCTGGATCGACGGAATATATGCGTTTATTACCGGCCACGCCGTGATCTTTTGGGCCTGTATGGTGATAAATATGATTGGCGTTGTCTGGGGTGGGATCGTCTGGTACGGGCCAATGCTGGTCTCTTCGCCACCCTGGGCCTGGATCTTCATTCCCGACTGCCCGGCGGCTGCGCTCTATGCTACCATCGCCTTTGTTCTGCTCCGTTATCAACGGCCGGTACCGTGGTTTACCGCATTCGCCGCGTTCGCTTGCATGAAGTATGGCTTATGGACACTGGCCTTCTGGACGCGCCACTGGCTCGGTGCGGGTACGGTTGAGCCGCTTGAGGTGATGTTGTTTGTTTCGCATATTGGTCTGACGTGCGAGGGGGTCTTACTGGCAACCCGAATTGGGCCGCTCGGTATGACAGCGCGAGCACTGGTAGCTGCGTTTTTCAGCCTGTCGATCCTGGTTGACTACGGGCTTGGCTTCCATCCACCATTGACTTGGGTCGTGACACCGACATTCGCATTGTGGACAGCGGTGATTTTAACGAGTGTTTTGGGGTTTTGGCTGACCCGGCCATCAGTAGTAGTGGCGCAGCGTGCCGAGGCGTTGGGGTTACAAGGGTCGCGTGAGTGA